Proteins from a genomic interval of Clostridium sp. 'deep sea':
- a CDS encoding DUF2232 domain-containing protein, whose protein sequence is MQTKALTESSLLTALFVILAMATVYIPALSAISLLLLSLPHAFISYKHGVKTGIISLVVSSFLLVLLMDIVTAFTTVTMFASVGVALGAGVKKLSAGKTIMLGAVVGGISFAILITVVAYFLKIDIYGDTIKIYEQSLKAISENGWLAKALKGVDYSQIENMLQLAKGVLKPSLVLGVGFMVSYINYKMFQIVGARFKIKVPRMKSLFEWTFPVWVGVVFVLGNILVLFGANNNLLYSIGLNIHIVFQWPVILQGMSLMIMFFSKYIRSKIFFILLIILVFMNPLLLKIVSFVGLFDMLFNYRSFVLEKGDKK, encoded by the coding sequence TTGCAAACCAAAGCCTTAACAGAATCATCACTATTAACAGCTTTATTTGTTATATTGGCGATGGCAACAGTTTATATACCAGCTTTATCAGCGATATCTTTATTGTTACTATCATTGCCACATGCCTTTATATCATATAAACATGGTGTAAAAACAGGTATAATATCTTTGGTTGTAAGTAGTTTTTTATTAGTACTACTAATGGATATAGTAACAGCATTTACAACTGTAACTATGTTTGCATCAGTGGGGGTAGCCCTAGGTGCAGGGGTTAAAAAACTCTCTGCCGGAAAAACAATAATGTTGGGTGCAGTTGTTGGTGGAATATCTTTTGCAATTTTAATTACTGTAGTAGCTTATTTTTTAAAAATAGATATCTACGGGGATACAATTAAAATCTATGAGCAGTCTTTAAAAGCAATATCCGAGAATGGTTGGTTAGCTAAGGCATTAAAAGGTGTAGACTATAGCCAAATAGAAAACATGTTGCAATTAGCAAAAGGAGTATTAAAACCTAGCTTGGTATTAGGTGTAGGCTTTATGGTATCCTACATCAACTATAAAATGTTTCAAATAGTTGGGGCTCGGTTTAAAATAAAAGTTCCTCGCATGAAATCATTATTTGAGTGGACCTTTCCTGTGTGGGTGGGGGTAGTTTTTGTGTTAGGCAATATTTTAGTATTGTTTGGTGCAAACAATAACCTGCTTTACAGTATAGGTTTAAACATTCACATAGTTTTTCAGTGGCCTGTTATATTGCAAGGAATGTCCTTAATGATAATGTTTTTTTCAAAGTATATTAGGTCAAAGATCTTTTTTATACTTTTAATAATTTTAGTGTTTATGAACCCGTTATTACTAAAAATAGTAAGCTTTGTAGGTTTATTCGATATGTTATTTAATTATCGTAGTTTTGTATTAGAGAAAGGAGACAAAAAATGA
- a CDS encoding PadR family transcriptional regulator — protein sequence MNIQFKKGVLELCVLSLLSERDHYGYELVKSISEHMIISEGTIYPLLRRLTKDKYCDTYLKESTEGPPRKYYRLTSIGLDSCKNLKLEWDLFTKNINEIVSSGRYL from the coding sequence ATGAACATTCAGTTCAAAAAAGGTGTATTAGAATTATGTGTTCTCTCCCTACTATCAGAAAGAGATCATTATGGTTATGAGCTTGTTAAGTCTATATCCGAACATATGATTATTTCTGAAGGTACTATCTATCCGCTGTTAAGAAGATTAACAAAAGATAAGTACTGTGATACCTATTTAAAAGAGTCCACAGAAGGTCCTCCAAGAAAATATTATCGCTTAACAAGTATTGGCTTAGATAGCTGTAAAAATTTAAAACTAGAGTGGGATCTTTTTACAAAGAATATAAACGAAATTGTATCTTCTGGGAGGTATTTATGA
- a CDS encoding gamma carbonic anhydrase family protein, with protein MSILLFKDILPKVNDNTFIAPGALVIGHVIMEEGSSVWHNAVLRGDVNSIYVGKNSNIQDCSVVHSETNFKTTIGNNVTIGHSAVIHGCTIEDNVLIGMNATVLNGAVIGEGSIVGANALIPQGKVIPANSLVVGVPGKVIKTVSKEEVEDLIKHAINYRELWQQNYK; from the coding sequence ATGAGTATTTTACTTTTCAAAGATATTTTACCTAAGGTTAACGATAATACATTTATAGCACCCGGAGCTTTAGTTATTGGGCATGTAATTATGGAAGAGGGAAGTAGCGTTTGGCATAATGCAGTTTTAAGAGGCGATGTTAATAGTATTTATGTTGGAAAAAATAGTAATATTCAAGACTGTAGTGTGGTTCATTCAGAAACTAATTTTAAAACAACTATTGGTAATAATGTTACTATAGGGCACTCGGCTGTTATACATGGTTGCACTATAGAAGATAATGTTTTAATTGGCATGAATGCTACAGTGTTAAACGGAGCTGTTATTGGCGAAGGCAGCATAGTTGGCGCCAATGCTTTAATACCACAGGGCAAAGTTATACCTGCAAACTCATTAGTAGTAGGGGTACCTGGTAAGGTGATTAAAACAGTTAGTAAAGAAGAGGTAGAAGATTTAATTAAACACGCTATAAATTATCGAGAGCTATGGCAGCAAAACTATAAGTAG
- a CDS encoding SDR family NAD(P)-dependent oxidoreductase, giving the protein MQNITALITGATSGIGKACAIKLADLRINLILACRNLHKAELVKKTLQRSSNVKIDLVPIDLANLKTVREAAFSIINNYSVPDIIINNAGVFNSSRKETVDGLEHTMAVNYFSHFLLTHLLLPSLKNANKPVRIINVSSKAGLHSNLPLDKLNFQKRYHSFKAYGASKLAQLYFTRELAERLLNTKITINAVHPGNVNTNIWSIKTNFITNIIKKFSKTPAEAAETIVYLATANKFTKMSGKFFNNNNKLITYNKNSSDALKQQQLWNYSMNVVEKFLNEK; this is encoded by the coding sequence ATGCAAAATATAACAGCACTAATAACGGGTGCAACTAGTGGCATTGGCAAAGCCTGTGCTATAAAATTGGCTGATTTAAGAATAAACCTTATTTTAGCTTGTCGTAACTTGCATAAGGCAGAATTGGTGAAAAAAACTTTGCAGCGTAGCTCAAATGTAAAAATAGATTTAGTACCTATTGATTTGGCTAACTTAAAAACTGTACGTGAAGCTGCCTTTTCTATCATTAATAATTATAGTGTACCTGATATAATTATTAATAATGCAGGTGTATTTAACTCAAGTCGTAAAGAAACTGTAGATGGTTTAGAGCATACTATGGCAGTAAACTATTTCTCACACTTTTTGCTAACTCATTTGTTATTACCTAGCTTAAAAAATGCTAATAAACCTGTTCGCATTATTAATGTTTCCTCAAAGGCTGGCTTACATAGTAACCTGCCTTTAGACAAATTAAATTTCCAAAAAAGATACCATAGCTTTAAGGCCTATGGAGCATCAAAATTAGCGCAGCTATATTTTACGCGAGAATTAGCTGAGAGACTTTTAAATACAAAAATAACTATTAATGCTGTGCATCCAGGCAATGTTAACACAAATATTTGGAGCATAAAGACCAATTTTATAACAAATATAATAAAGAAATTTTCTAAAACACCAGCCGAAGCAGCAGAGACAATAGTTTATTTAGCAACAGCTAATAAGTTTACAAAAATGAGTGGTAAGTTTTTTAATAATAACAATAAACTAATAACCTATAATAAAAACAGTAGTGATGCATTAAAACAGCAACAGTTATGGAATTATAGCATGAATGTGGTGGAAAAGTTTTTAAATGAAAAATAA
- the lonC gene encoding Lon family ATP-dependent protease: protein MQNLRNKVLKIFSAQPNKQKNKDNSKLQHRINALYAILKNLYGPEQLVAKAHQLKAIDLVNSKNPTEQILGLERLIYNNVNFNKKRQASEYDKVLGELEQALAEIVAYRKVEETIERRVQEVLQERQKKYVQDIRKKVLAEKDGPETEYTRTRLEQLEKLEERKLARSATEIVRPQAVEEIVGQEAAVKALMSRLSSPFPQHMILYGPPGVGKTTAARLALEAAKKLEITPFGQEAPFLEIDGTTLRWDPRGITNPLLGSVHDPVYQGARRDLAEVGIPEPKPGLVTEASGGVLFIDEIGEMDPVLQNKLLKVLEDKRVFFESSYFDSENPKVPEYIKKLFKEGAPADFVLISATTRRPHEINPAIRSRAAEIFFSPLDKTDICQIVKDAADRLQVSLEAGVAELISEYTIEGRRAVNLLIDAYSMVAYQAGRQENLIVTKQHMQDILQAGRHTHYVRFKASDKPRIGQAIGLGVYGYLGSAMEIECAVFKAATAGKGQVRFNETAGSMAKDSVYNAAAVLRKLNNIDLANYDVHVNVIGGGNIDGPSAGVAIALALYSALTGQPLRQDVAVTGEISIQGHVKPVGGVQEKIYGARQAGIKKVLIPADNEMEVPTTPSDVEVIFVSDFAQALPEIVVEG from the coding sequence ATGCAAAATTTGCGTAATAAAGTGCTAAAAATTTTTAGTGCTCAACCAAACAAACAAAAAAATAAAGATAATTCAAAATTACAACATAGAATAAATGCGTTGTATGCAATACTAAAAAATCTTTATGGACCGGAGCAACTAGTAGCTAAAGCACATCAGCTTAAAGCAATAGATTTAGTTAATTCAAAAAACCCTACTGAGCAAATTTTAGGGTTAGAACGATTAATATATAATAATGTAAACTTTAACAAAAAACGTCAAGCAAGCGAATACGATAAAGTACTTGGGGAACTAGAACAGGCACTAGCTGAAATTGTTGCTTACCGAAAGGTAGAAGAAACCATAGAACGCAGAGTGCAAGAGGTATTACAGGAGCGTCAAAAAAAATACGTTCAGGACATACGAAAAAAAGTACTTGCAGAAAAAGATGGACCCGAAACCGAATACACACGTACGCGTTTAGAGCAATTAGAAAAGCTAGAAGAGCGTAAATTGGCAAGGTCTGCTACCGAAATAGTTAGACCCCAAGCTGTAGAAGAAATAGTTGGTCAAGAGGCAGCTGTTAAGGCCTTAATGTCACGTTTATCTTCTCCGTTTCCACAGCATATGATTTTATATGGCCCACCTGGAGTAGGTAAAACAACAGCGGCACGTTTAGCTTTAGAGGCTGCTAAAAAACTAGAAATAACACCATTTGGTCAAGAAGCCCCATTTTTAGAGATAGATGGCACTACTCTACGTTGGGATCCGCGTGGCATAACAAACCCACTCTTGGGTTCTGTTCATGACCCTGTTTACCAAGGTGCGCGTCGTGACTTAGCCGAGGTAGGAATACCTGAGCCAAAGCCAGGCTTAGTTACAGAGGCTAGTGGTGGGGTGTTGTTTATTGATGAAATTGGCGAAATGGACCCTGTATTGCAAAATAAATTGCTAAAAGTACTAGAAGATAAAAGGGTGTTTTTTGAGTCATCATACTTCGATTCGGAAAACCCTAAAGTCCCAGAGTATATTAAAAAGCTATTTAAAGAGGGCGCGCCAGCAGACTTTGTATTAATCTCTGCTACAACCAGACGCCCTCATGAAATAAACCCCGCAATAAGATCAAGGGCTGCCGAAATATTCTTTAGCCCATTAGATAAAACAGATATTTGTCAAATAGTAAAAGATGCAGCTGACCGATTACAGGTAAGCTTAGAGGCTGGGGTAGCCGAGCTTATTAGTGAGTATACAATAGAAGGACGTAGGGCAGTTAACCTCCTGATAGATGCCTATAGTATGGTTGCTTATCAGGCTGGTAGACAAGAAAACCTAATAGTCACAAAGCAGCATATGCAAGACATTTTGCAGGCTGGCAGACATACCCATTATGTAAGATTTAAGGCCAGTGACAAACCCCGAATTGGTCAGGCTATTGGTTTAGGTGTTTATGGATACCTCGGCTCTGCAATGGAGATTGAGTGCGCTGTATTTAAGGCTGCTACTGCTGGTAAAGGGCAGGTGCGTTTTAATGAAACAGCTGGAAGCATGGCCAAAGATAGTGTATATAATGCCGCAGCTGTATTACGAAAATTAAATAATATTGATTTAGCTAATTACGATGTGCATGTAAACGTAATAGGTGGCGGTAATATTGACGGCCCTTCGGCAGGTGTTGCTATTGCCCTAGCACTGTATAGTGCTTTAACTGGTCAACCACTACGCCAAGATGTAGCAGTTACAGGTGAAATCTCTATTCAAGGACATGTGAAGCCAGTAGGTGGAGTTCAAGAAAAAATATATGGTGCTCGTCAGGCCGGCATAAAAAAAGTACTAATACCTGCTGATAACGAAATGGAAGTACCCACTACCCCTAGTGATGTAGAGGTTATATTTGTAAGTGACTTTGCACAAGCATTACCCGAAATTGTGGTGGAGGGATAA
- the rplI gene encoding 50S ribosomal protein L9, whose translation MKIILLKDVKGLGKAGEVKSASDGYVRNFLFPKNLAMEATKANLKNLKRKQENVIKKEEQKHKEALELGKSLEQANIVIAVKAGENGRLFGSVNSKDIADALKEKGIIVDKRKIELTDSIRQLGEYKIPVRIYKETLASVTLTVKSQK comes from the coding sequence ATGAAAATAATTTTACTTAAAGACGTTAAAGGTTTAGGCAAAGCTGGTGAGGTTAAATCAGCCTCAGATGGTTACGTTAGAAACTTCTTATTTCCCAAAAATTTAGCTATGGAAGCTACAAAAGCAAACTTAAAAAACCTTAAACGCAAACAGGAAAACGTAATTAAAAAAGAAGAACAAAAACATAAAGAAGCTCTTGAGTTAGGAAAAAGCTTGGAGCAAGCAAACATTGTTATAGCTGTTAAAGCAGGTGAAAACGGCAGATTATTTGGCTCTGTAAATAGCAAGGACATTGCAGATGCCTTAAAGGAAAAAGGTATAATTGTAGATAAACGAAAAATAGAGTTAACTGATAGTATAAGGCAATTAGGAGAATACAAAATACCAGTAAGAATTTATAAGGAAACCCTGGCTTCTGTTACATTAACAGTAAAGAGTCAGAAATAA
- a CDS encoding tRNA threonylcarbamoyladenosine dehydratase: MDYWQSRTAKIIGYNCLNKLKNSHILIAGLGGVGSWVAESLARSGVGQLTIIDFDTVDESNINRQMPALITTVGCVKTRVVKERLLSINKDIIVNELALKLDKNNIEDILKCQPDYVVDAIDLVSCKIALIEKCVKLGIKVISSMGAGNRILPAGFIVADISKTYNCPLARTVRLRLRKDGIKKGVKTVFNTNLPLTNFYTAESAPGSMMFAPAVCGLTIAAEVVNDLIK; encoded by the coding sequence ATGGATTATTGGCAGAGTAGAACAGCAAAAATTATTGGCTATAATTGTTTAAATAAGTTAAAAAACAGTCATATTTTAATTGCTGGTTTAGGAGGAGTTGGCTCATGGGTTGCCGAATCCTTAGCTCGTAGTGGAGTTGGACAGCTAACTATTATAGATTTTGATACCGTCGATGAATCTAATATTAACAGACAAATGCCAGCTCTTATAACAACTGTAGGCTGTGTTAAAACTCGTGTTGTAAAAGAACGATTGTTAAGTATAAATAAGGATATTATAGTTAACGAACTAGCCCTTAAATTAGATAAAAATAATATTGAAGACATTTTAAAATGTCAGCCTGACTATGTTGTTGATGCAATTGACTTAGTATCTTGCAAAATTGCTTTAATTGAAAAATGTGTTAAGTTAGGCATAAAGGTTATTTCATCTATGGGAGCGGGTAATAGAATTTTACCTGCTGGTTTTATTGTTGCTGACATTAGTAAAACTTATAATTGTCCATTAGCTCGAACTGTGAGGCTTAGACTACGTAAAGATGGTATAAAAAAAGGTGTTAAAACTGTTTTTAATACCAATTTACCTTTAACTAATTTTTATACAGCTGAATCTGCACCAGGAAGCATGATGTTTGCTCCCGCTGTGTGCGGATTAACAATTGCAGCAGAGGTAGTTAATGACCTTATTAAATAA
- a CDS encoding DUF1700 domain-containing protein — protein MMTRDNFLLELNDRLRSLPPYERSEIIADYTEHFRSGQEEGLTDLEIIHKLGSPGSIASQYLSEFKDESTNYQYDSRSKGINILAAIALIFFNLVFVLGPAMGVIGILIGFGGLGLGLVFGGAGLALSIIANLNPFLFIAIPKNATYFFLGHPVLAVVTGIGSIAVGVLVFIGLFYLTKFLIKVANRYISWNRSVITGS, from the coding sequence ATGATGACTAGAGACAATTTTTTGTTGGAGTTAAATGATCGTTTAAGGTCATTACCTCCATACGAAAGAAGTGAAATTATTGCAGACTACACAGAACATTTTAGGTCAGGACAAGAAGAGGGTTTAACGGATTTAGAAATTATTCATAAGCTAGGTTCACCGGGTTCAATTGCTAGTCAATATTTATCTGAGTTTAAAGATGAAAGTACTAATTATCAGTATGATTCAAGAAGTAAGGGTATAAATATTTTAGCAGCAATTGCCTTAATCTTTTTTAATTTAGTTTTTGTTTTAGGCCCTGCTATGGGTGTTATAGGAATACTTATTGGCTTTGGGGGTTTAGGTTTAGGTCTTGTATTTGGAGGTGCTGGTTTAGCTCTTTCTATTATTGCTAATTTAAATCCATTTCTTTTTATTGCCATACCTAAAAATGCTACTTATTTTTTCTTAGGGCATCCTGTTTTAGCAGTAGTAACTGGAATAGGGTCTATAGCTGTAGGTGTATTAGTTTTTATAGGATTATTTTACTTAACTAAATTTTTAATTAAAGTGGCAAATAGATATATAAGCTGGAATAGGTCTGTAATTACAGGGAGTTGA
- a CDS encoding MazG-like family protein codes for MLESKKKINIVRGLKTIEWLKNQILNSVASVFVSLAEGCIESSINAIADIIISCYLLAKKLNINFNQLESVIEEKVRYGREHRHKMEQNYGDISELLYYLRSRQKE; via the coding sequence ATGTTAGAGAGTAAAAAGAAAATAAACATAGTTCGTGGTTTAAAAACAATTGAGTGGTTAAAAAATCAAATTCTCAACAGTGTTGCATCTGTTTTTGTGTCGTTAGCTGAGGGCTGTATAGAAAGCTCTATTAACGCGATTGCAGATATAATAATAAGCTGTTATTTACTTGCTAAAAAACTAAACATAAACTTTAATCAGCTAGAGTCTGTAATTGAAGAAAAAGTGCGTTACGGCAGAGAACATAGACATAAAATGGAGCAAAACTATGGAGATATAAGCGAACTATTATACTACTTACGTTCTCGACAAAAGGAGTGA
- a CDS encoding DUF4097 family beta strand repeat-containing protein, producing the protein MIIIKRLALILAVVAIGCFVVSAIVLTMNGVNTGELRFLHFWSSEKTDYNDLDDVSFENAYNIIDFETLNINVVSANTEFIVEDRSDVKIMYTGKGKFSVNTNNDELNVVESFKGLNVFSTGSGSLIIYVPKDFYKDLKLNSVSGEIEFGKLKSDNLIINSVSGNIDLTNIVSKEVRIKTVSGSIEVTDFSFNSFSSTTISGNAKIYALDEWSNIKATSVSGKVSVYVTENSKPVIKYNSISGDLKSDLGTNGSDNSTQTITVNTTSGDLVVKINK; encoded by the coding sequence TTGATTATTATTAAAAGATTAGCCTTAATTTTAGCTGTTGTAGCTATAGGTTGTTTTGTAGTATCTGCTATCGTATTAACAATGAATGGGGTTAATACAGGGGAGCTTAGGTTTTTGCACTTTTGGTCGAGTGAAAAAACAGATTATAATGATTTAGATGATGTTAGTTTTGAAAACGCATATAATATAATTGATTTTGAAACTTTAAACATAAATGTGGTATCTGCAAACACTGAATTCATTGTTGAAGATCGCTCAGATGTAAAAATTATGTATACGGGTAAAGGTAAATTTAGTGTAAATACTAATAATGATGAGTTAAATGTTGTAGAATCTTTTAAGGGCTTAAATGTTTTTTCTACTGGCAGTGGTAGTTTAATAATTTATGTGCCTAAAGATTTTTATAAGGATTTAAAACTAAATTCTGTTTCGGGTGAGATTGAATTTGGTAAATTAAAAAGTGATAATTTAATTATTAATTCTGTTTCAGGCAACATAGACCTAACTAATATTGTTAGTAAAGAAGTTAGAATAAAAACTGTTTCAGGAAGCATTGAAGTAACAGACTTCAGCTTTAATTCTTTTAGCTCAACAACTATATCTGGCAATGCTAAAATATACGCCCTAGATGAATGGAGTAATATTAAAGCTACATCGGTATCTGGCAAGGTATCTGTTTATGTTACTGAAAACAGTAAACCAGTTATTAAATACAATTCTATTTCTGGTGATTTAAAGTCTGATTTAGGTACAAATGGTAGCGATAATAGTACTCAAACTATTACAGTTAATACAACCTCCGGAGATTTAGTTGTTAAAATAAATAAGTAA
- the rpsF gene encoding 30S ribosomal protein S6, translating to MRKFEIMMVLRPDLDDEQIRAVVERFVNIITDHDGEVTAIEPWGKRRLAYEINDYKDGFYVLINYEADGSFNNELERNFRIVDTVIRHIIVRQEA from the coding sequence ATGCGCAAATTCGAAATTATGATGGTATTAAGGCCAGACCTTGATGATGAGCAAATTCGTGCAGTTGTTGAGCGTTTTGTTAACATCATTACCGATCATGATGGTGAAGTTACAGCGATTGAACCATGGGGTAAGCGTCGTTTAGCTTATGAAATTAATGATTATAAAGATGGTTTTTATGTTCTTATCAATTATGAAGCAGATGGTAGCTTTAACAATGAGTTAGAGCGTAACTTCCGTATTGTTGATACTGTAATTCGTCATATAATTGTTCGTCAGGAAGCTTAG
- the ssb gene encoding single-stranded DNA-binding protein has product MLNTVVLIGRLTRDPELRYTSQGTAVTNFGIAVDRGYKTQGDQQTADFFNIVCWNRLAEIVAQYMVKGRLVAVQGRLQSRTVDRDGQRRTYVEVVASTVRFLERPTQSNFDEGHHSDFATSEPPAGYGQFQPNPPQKKQQPSGAAPEQKHYKEMNFEVEDDDLPF; this is encoded by the coding sequence ATGCTAAATACAGTAGTATTAATTGGTCGATTAACTAGAGACCCAGAGTTGAGATATACATCACAAGGTACTGCAGTCACTAACTTTGGTATTGCAGTTGATCGAGGTTACAAAACTCAAGGGGATCAACAAACCGCTGATTTTTTTAATATTGTATGCTGGAACCGCTTAGCTGAAATAGTTGCTCAATATATGGTTAAGGGTCGTTTAGTGGCAGTTCAAGGCCGACTTCAAAGTCGTACAGTTGATCGTGATGGTCAAAGACGTACTTATGTTGAGGTTGTGGCTAGTACTGTACGCTTCTTAGAGCGACCAACACAGTCAAATTTTGATGAGGGACATCATTCAGATTTTGCTACTAGTGAGCCACCAGCGGGTTATGGTCAATTTCAACCAAACCCACCACAAAAAAAACAACAGCCTTCGGGCGCGGCTCCTGAGCAAAAGCATTATAAAGAAATGAATTTCGAAGTTGAAGATGATGACCTACCATTCTAA
- a CDS encoding alanine racemase, whose product MRDLLSFSENISTPAVIFNYNQGIKNIITMQNFADKYGLLLRPHIKAHKMPIIALEQLKNGAQGITASKLGEVEVMLDAGIKDIILAYPVVGKLKIKKFISLAKRAKLSTIVDNTYVADKLNEAALDNDMVVEVYIKIDTGLNRLGVTPGADLLQLAKYIKGLKALKLKGILTHAGHVYGATNRAKVEGIALSEGTQMVACKDMLHKANIDVEIVSIGSTPTVKLGGTVKGVTEIRPGNYVLNDAIQVGLGAATIDECSLRVITTVISKPTKNRVVIDAGSKVFALDKGAHGNNIVNGFGIILNHPKATLTRLSEEHGVIECSEDSNINIGDRLEIIPNHACTVINLTEEVYFWYGQDKFKPVKVTARGKVQ is encoded by the coding sequence ATGAGAGACCTTTTAAGCTTCAGTGAAAACATTTCCACACCCGCTGTTATTTTTAACTATAATCAGGGTATAAAAAATATAATAACGATGCAAAATTTTGCAGATAAATACGGTCTATTATTAAGACCCCATATAAAAGCCCATAAAATGCCTATTATAGCCTTAGAGCAACTTAAAAATGGAGCACAAGGCATTACAGCAAGTAAACTTGGAGAAGTTGAGGTTATGTTAGATGCAGGTATTAAAGATATTATTTTAGCTTACCCTGTTGTGGGCAAGCTAAAAATAAAAAAGTTTATCTCCCTAGCTAAAAGAGCAAAGTTATCAACCATTGTAGACAATACTTATGTTGCAGACAAATTAAATGAAGCTGCCTTAGATAATGATATGGTGGTAGAGGTTTATATTAAGATAGACACAGGTTTAAACCGTTTAGGGGTAACCCCAGGTGCTGATTTACTGCAACTTGCAAAATATATTAAGGGTTTAAAAGCCCTAAAACTTAAAGGTATTTTAACCCATGCTGGTCATGTTTATGGGGCAACAAATAGAGCCAAAGTTGAGGGAATAGCACTAAGTGAAGGCACTCAAATGGTGGCTTGTAAAGATATGCTGCATAAAGCTAATATTGATGTTGAAATAGTAAGCATTGGCTCAACCCCTACTGTAAAACTAGGAGGTACCGTTAAAGGCGTAACAGAAATAAGACCAGGAAACTATGTTCTAAATGACGCCATTCAGGTTGGTTTAGGGGCTGCCACCATAGATGAATGTTCACTCAGGGTAATAACAACAGTAATTAGTAAACCAACTAAAAATAGAGTTGTAATTGATGCTGGAAGTAAAGTTTTTGCTTTAGATAAAGGAGCTCATGGTAATAATATAGTTAATGGTTTTGGAATTATTCTAAATCACCCTAAAGCAACCTTAACACGGTTATCCGAAGAACATGGAGTAATAGAGTGTAGCGAAGACAGCAATATTAATATAGGCGACCGCTTAGAAATAATTCCTAATCATGCCTGCACCGTTATTAATTTAACAGAAGAGGTTTATTTTTGGTATGGCCAAGATAAATTTAAACCTGTTAAAGTAACAGCTAGAGGAAAGGTACAATAA
- a CDS encoding DUF4177 domain-containing protein — protein MYKYIFEESKGGDLFTHTNHREIIEEYGKRGYRFVTAIPTYSTGSGKIKSFDLVFEIEE, from the coding sequence ATGTATAAATATATTTTTGAAGAGAGTAAAGGCGGAGATTTGTTTACCCATACCAATCATCGAGAAATTATTGAAGAGTATGGTAAAAGAGGTTATAGATTTGTAACAGCAATTCCTACCTACTCCACAGGGTCTGGTAAAATTAAAAGCTTTGATTTAGTGTTTGAGATAGAAGAATAA
- the rpsR gene encoding 30S ribosomal protein S18: MVRRHRGKRSRRRVCSFCVDGVKAIDYKNVDKLRRYLSDRGKILPRRVTGTCAHHQRMMTSAIKRARMVALLPYVID, encoded by the coding sequence ATGGTTCGAAGACATCGTGGTAAGCGTTCTCGCCGTCGTGTTTGCAGTTTCTGCGTAGACGGAGTTAAAGCTATTGATTATAAAAATGTAGATAAATTACGTAGATATTTATCAGACCGCGGTAAGATTCTACCAAGAAGAGTTACAGGTACTTGTGCTCATCATCAGCGTATGATGACAAGCGCAATTAAACGAGCTCGCATGGTAGCATTATTACCATACGTTATTGATTGA